A genomic window from Cupriavidus metallidurans CH34 includes:
- a CDS encoding ABC transporter substrate-binding protein, protein MHRNASRRLLPACLAVATLLATGSVALAQSAPATSSKIKVGFMLPYTGTYAALGGAIENGFRMYVQEQGGKLGGREVEYFKVDDESDPAKAPENATKLIKRDQVDVVVGTVHSGVQMGIVKVAKENNTLLIIPNAGVDEATGPLCGSNIFRSSFSNWQPGYAMGHVLADRGLKKVVTLTWKYAAGEQSVKGFKEAFEAKGGKVVKELSLPFPNVEFQALITEVASIKPDAVFVFFAGGGAVKFVKDWQAAGLKDKIPLYASGFLTDGTLEAQGVAAQGLETTLHYADGLTNPRDKSFRLDYAKLYKLQPDVYAVQGYDAAQLLAAGANAVKGDMSRKPEVIKAMEAAKVDSPRGAFTLSKAHNPVQDFYLRKVDGRDNKVSSVAVKALADPARGCRL, encoded by the coding sequence ATGCATCGCAATGCATCGCGCAGGCTATTGCCAGCCTGCCTCGCCGTCGCCACGCTGCTCGCCACGGGGTCCGTGGCACTGGCCCAGAGTGCGCCGGCCACATCCAGCAAGATCAAGGTCGGCTTCATGCTGCCGTACACGGGCACTTATGCCGCCCTCGGCGGGGCCATCGAGAATGGCTTCCGGATGTACGTGCAGGAGCAGGGCGGCAAGCTGGGCGGCCGCGAGGTTGAATACTTCAAGGTCGATGACGAGTCCGATCCGGCCAAGGCGCCGGAAAATGCCACCAAGCTGATCAAGCGCGACCAGGTCGACGTGGTGGTCGGCACGGTTCATTCGGGCGTGCAAATGGGCATCGTCAAGGTGGCCAAGGAAAACAATACGCTGCTGATCATTCCCAATGCCGGCGTGGACGAAGCCACCGGGCCGCTGTGCGGCTCCAACATCTTTCGTTCGTCGTTCTCGAACTGGCAGCCGGGCTATGCAATGGGCCATGTGCTGGCGGATCGCGGCCTGAAGAAGGTGGTCACGCTGACGTGGAAATACGCAGCGGGCGAGCAGTCGGTCAAGGGCTTCAAGGAAGCGTTCGAAGCCAAGGGCGGCAAGGTGGTGAAGGAGTTGAGCCTGCCGTTCCCGAACGTCGAATTCCAGGCGCTGATTACCGAAGTGGCTTCGATCAAGCCCGACGCCGTGTTCGTGTTCTTCGCCGGCGGCGGCGCGGTCAAGTTCGTCAAGGACTGGCAGGCCGCCGGTCTCAAGGACAAGATTCCGCTGTACGCATCAGGCTTCCTGACCGACGGCACGCTCGAGGCGCAGGGCGTCGCGGCGCAGGGTCTGGAGACCACGCTGCACTATGCCGATGGCCTGACCAATCCGCGCGACAAGAGCTTCCGGCTCGACTACGCCAAGCTGTACAAGCTGCAGCCCGACGTCTACGCGGTACAAGGCTACGATGCCGCGCAACTGCTGGCCGCTGGCGCCAATGCGGTCAAGGGCGACATGTCGCGCAAGCCGGAGGTCATCAAGGCGATGGAAGCCGCGAAGGTGGATAGCCCGCGTGGCGCCTTCACGCTGTCGAAGGCGCACAACCCGGTGCAGGACTTCTATCTGCGCAAGGTCGATGGCCGCGACAACAAGGTCAGCAGCGTCGCCGTGAAGGCGCTGGCCGATCCGGCGCGCGGCTGCCGCCTGTAA
- a CDS encoding branched-chain amino acid ABC transporter permease: MDLVSFLIQCLNSVQYGLLLFLVASGLTLIFGIMGVINLAHGSFYMLGAYLAFTLASLTGNLFIALPLGIVLAVLFGYVLEWAFFSYLYQRDHLQQVLMTYGLILVFEELRSILVGDDVHGVQVPSLLDWSLPVGNDMTYPVYRLFISAVCLLVAGAMYYVIRRTRVGMMIRAGATNREMVQSLGVNVTVLYRFVFALGVALAVLAGMIAAPVSSVYPGMGGQVLIICFVVVVIGGIGSVKGALVASLLIGFVDTFGKVFWQDAAGVLVYLLMAVILLWKPQGLFRAG; the protein is encoded by the coding sequence ATGGACCTTGTCTCGTTTCTGATCCAGTGCCTGAACAGCGTGCAGTACGGGCTGCTGCTGTTCCTCGTGGCCAGCGGCTTGACGCTGATCTTCGGCATCATGGGCGTGATCAATCTCGCACATGGCAGCTTCTACATGCTGGGGGCCTATCTGGCATTCACGCTGGCCAGCCTGACGGGCAACCTGTTCATTGCGCTGCCGCTCGGCATCGTGCTGGCCGTGCTGTTCGGGTACGTGCTGGAGTGGGCCTTCTTCAGCTACCTGTATCAGCGTGACCACCTGCAACAGGTGCTGATGACATACGGGCTAATCCTGGTCTTCGAGGAGTTGCGCAGCATCCTGGTGGGCGACGACGTGCACGGTGTGCAAGTGCCGTCGCTGCTAGACTGGTCGCTGCCGGTGGGCAACGACATGACCTATCCGGTGTATCGCCTGTTCATCTCCGCCGTCTGCCTGTTGGTGGCCGGCGCGATGTACTACGTGATTCGCCGCACGCGTGTGGGCATGATGATCCGCGCCGGCGCCACGAACCGCGAGATGGTGCAGTCGCTTGGCGTCAACGTGACCGTGCTCTATCGTTTCGTGTTCGCGCTCGGCGTGGCCCTGGCCGTGCTGGCAGGCATGATCGCCGCGCCGGTTTCCTCGGTCTACCCGGGCATGGGCGGGCAGGTGCTGATCATCTGCTTTGTCGTGGTCGTGATCGGCGGTATCGGCTCGGTCAAGGGTGCGCTGGTGGCGTCGCTGCTGATCGGCTTCGTCGATACGTTCGGCAAGGTGTTCTGGCAGGATGCGGCTGGCGTGCTGGTCTACCTGCTGATGGCCGTGATCCTGCTGTGGAAGCCCCAGGGGCTGTTCCGCGCGGGCTGA
- a CDS encoding branched-chain amino acid ABC transporter permease, which translates to MHSDSLTPPPQDIRRPAWMATAGWLVALAVLCAMPMLLTADSHKYYIELLSKVMIMAIFALSLQLLIGYTGLVSLGHAAYFAMAAYATAMLAPESGPGNGWLLLFGAVGAAAALALVVGALVLRTRGIYFIMVTLAFAQMVYFVFHDTKIAGGSDGTYIYFRPEFGLFSARPVTVNDPVQFYWLVLVALALTVAALTLLLRSRFGHALVGIRHNEQRMRAAGFGTYRYQLGAFVVGGAFAGLAGYLYAIQFGFVNPEIASWHQSGNAMLMVILGGVGSLAGAVLGAFSFVLLAEWFGTLTKHWQLLMGGFIILAVALLPRGLVSVPAVLRHRSPRRARRAGAATESNTRSREAV; encoded by the coding sequence ATGCATTCCGATTCCTTGACACCGCCACCGCAGGACATCCGCCGCCCGGCCTGGATGGCGACCGCTGGCTGGCTGGTGGCCTTGGCCGTGCTCTGCGCCATGCCGATGCTGCTGACCGCCGACAGCCACAAGTACTACATCGAGCTGCTCAGCAAGGTCATGATCATGGCGATCTTCGCGCTGTCGCTGCAGCTGCTGATTGGCTACACCGGGCTGGTGAGCCTGGGCCACGCCGCCTACTTCGCAATGGCCGCCTATGCCACGGCGATGCTGGCGCCCGAGAGCGGGCCGGGCAATGGCTGGCTGCTGCTGTTCGGCGCCGTGGGCGCGGCGGCCGCGCTGGCGCTGGTGGTTGGCGCGCTCGTGCTGCGCACGCGCGGCATCTACTTCATCATGGTCACGCTGGCCTTCGCGCAGATGGTGTACTTCGTGTTCCACGACACGAAGATCGCCGGTGGCAGCGACGGCACCTACATCTACTTCCGTCCCGAGTTCGGGCTGTTTTCGGCGCGACCGGTGACCGTGAACGACCCCGTGCAGTTCTATTGGCTGGTGCTCGTTGCGCTGGCGCTGACCGTGGCCGCGCTGACCTTGCTGCTGCGTTCCCGCTTCGGCCACGCGCTGGTGGGGATCCGGCACAACGAGCAGCGGATGCGGGCGGCCGGGTTTGGCACGTATCGCTATCAGCTCGGGGCGTTCGTCGTGGGCGGTGCGTTCGCGGGGCTGGCTGGGTACCTCTATGCGATCCAGTTCGGTTTCGTGAATCCCGAGATTGCTTCCTGGCATCAGTCGGGCAACGCGATGCTGATGGTGATTCTTGGCGGCGTCGGCAGCCTGGCTGGCGCCGTGCTGGGTGCATTCTCGTTCGTGCTGCTGGCCGAATGGTTCGGCACGTTGACCAAGCACTGGCAGCTGCTGATGGGCGGTTTCATCATCCTGGCGGTGGCGTTGCTGCCGCGTGGGCTGGTCAGCGTGCCGGCGGTGCTGCGGCATCGTTCTCCGCGTCGCGCGCGGCGGGCCGGCGCGGCCACCGAATCGAACACACGCAGCCGGGAGGCCGTATGA
- a CDS encoding ABC transporter ATP-binding protein, producing MSTIPSVPVLDAQSLTRRFGGLTAVNSVDLALHLHEIHAVIGTNGAGKSTLINLLSGELPPSEGRLQLQGRDVTGWVQPKLARHGIGRSYQRNNIFLPLTVRENCRLAAQSRAQRAWRLWEPAQGCRTSRALADEALERAGLMQHAGRLASDLAHGQKRQLEVAMCLATEPVALLLDEPLAGMGAEESERMLDLLRGLKEGHAILLVEHDMEAVFAVADRITVMVNGTVIATGDPASIRANREVQLAYLGEEEAA from the coding sequence ATGAGCACGATCCCATCGGTTCCGGTACTCGATGCGCAAAGCCTCACGCGCCGATTTGGCGGGCTGACGGCGGTCAACAGTGTGGACCTGGCCCTGCATCTGCACGAGATCCATGCGGTGATCGGCACCAACGGTGCCGGCAAGTCGACACTGATCAACCTGTTGTCGGGCGAACTGCCGCCATCGGAGGGCCGGCTGCAACTGCAAGGGCGCGATGTCACGGGCTGGGTGCAGCCCAAGCTGGCGCGCCACGGCATTGGCCGCAGCTACCAGCGCAACAACATCTTCCTGCCACTGACCGTGCGCGAAAATTGCCGGCTTGCGGCGCAATCGCGCGCGCAGCGGGCCTGGCGGCTCTGGGAGCCGGCGCAGGGCTGCCGCACGAGCCGCGCGCTGGCCGACGAGGCGCTCGAACGGGCAGGGCTGATGCAGCACGCCGGTCGGCTTGCCAGCGATCTCGCGCATGGCCAGAAGCGCCAGCTCGAGGTGGCCATGTGCCTCGCGACCGAGCCCGTGGCACTGCTGCTCGACGAACCGCTGGCTGGCATGGGGGCGGAGGAGTCTGAGCGGATGCTTGACCTGCTACGCGGCCTGAAGGAGGGCCACGCGATCCTGCTGGTCGAGCACGACATGGAGGCCGTGTTTGCCGTGGCCGATCGCATCACGGTGATGGTGAACGGCACGGTGATCGCCACCGGCGATCCGGCCAGCATCCGAGCCAATCGGGAAGTGCAACTGGCCTATCT